The following nucleotide sequence is from Streptomyces sp. NBC_00239.
TGCGACGCCCACGGTCGAGCCCTTGTCGACGTTGTACGTGCCGACGAAGGTATTCGCAGCCGCTTGCGTGGTGAAGGAAGCGGTCTTGGTCAGCTTGGCCCCGTCGGTACCCGCGCCCTGTGCTGTCACCGTGTACTCGGCGCCGGGAGCAAATGTGGTCGAGGAAGTCCAGACGGACTTGTCCTGGGACAAGGTGCCCGTGACCGCGCCCTGGCCGGGTGAGGTCACCTCCACGGACGTCAGGGAGCCCCCTTCGGCCTTGACGGTGATCTTCTGTGACACGGGGACCGGGGCTTCGCCGGAGCCGGTGTCCACGACTATCGCGGAAGGGCCGCTGTTCTTGGCGTCCTCGACGGCAGTCGTGCTGGAGCCGCTCTTGTTCTGTCCGGCCGCGCTGCACCCGGCCAGGGCGAGACCGACGGCCGCGGTGAGCGCGAGCGTTCGTACGCCCCTACGGCCCCTTGGCGGACTCTGCTGCATGACGTCTTGTCTCCATTCCTAATAAGCTAAGTGTCTTAGTAGATGCCTGCCGACGCGACCTGGTTCCCGGTTTCCGGGAGTGGCCGGACAGGCGTACGCCGCGGCCGCTTCGGGGGCTGGCGCCCCCTCGGTCGGTCAGTGAGCGTGACCGTCGTCCGCCTCGGCTGCCCCGCCCCGGCTCGGCGCAGCGGGCTCCTTCGGGGCCGTGGCCCCTCCGGGAGATGCGGGGGATTCGCTACCTATGCCGCGGTCAGCAGGGTCTTCGGCGCCACCGCCGTGACTGTGGCCGCCTCCGGACGTCTCGGCGGCCATCCCGTCGGCAATCACGTTCAGACCGAAGTAAGCACCTGCCGCGATGAGCAATACGGCAAGCCCCATGGGGCCGAAGATCCGGCGCCAGGAGGCGTCCGCGTCCTTGAGGACGAAGGCCACGAAGGAGACCGCTATGCCCAGTGGGACGAGTACGGCACCTCGGGCGGGGAAGTCGTCGAAGTGCTGCAGGCCGCCGCTGAGCATGCCGATGCCGAACGACAGCAGGAGCGAGGCGCCGATCACCATGAGTGCTCGCGGCAATGCGGGCCGGTCGCTGGCGAGCAGGAATTCGTTGACCAATGTGGCGAGCAAGAAGACGAAGACACCGATGACGCCCACGACCGTGTACCGGGCCGGGTCCAGCGGGTGATGGACGACAGCCCCGCTGATGAGACCGGCGCCGACGAAGTACAGCACGTACCCGATGTAGCGGCCGGCCAGGGGAGGAGTGCGGCGAGCGCGATGCGACCGGGCCCGCTGCCGCGCGGCGCCACGGCCTCCGGAAGCGGGCTGAGGCGCGAGGCGCGGAGTGGGGTGGTCGGTGAGGAGCGACAAGACGAGGCCTTTCGTGATCTGAGGCATGGGCAAGTGCCCCGCCAGCCCGGACGGGGCGGCGTAGGCGCGAGCCGGTACGAGGAGCAAGGGAATCCGCCGACGGAGCCGCTGCTAGAGCGCGCAGCGAGCGAACGTCTCAGGGGGCCATGGAAGGCCGACCGGACATGGCGGGGAAGGGTGAAGGCAGGGAAGGCTGTGAGCGGGCTAAACGCGCAGGATCGCTGGCGCGCCACTCGGGCCGCCGGGCTGCACTGCCACGGTGGAGCCTGCGAGAGAGCTCGTCGCCTGGTGATTCGGGAGAGTTGCTCCGAGCGGCGACACGGCCGGTGCGGACACATCGAAGCCGCTGGTCGGCTGCCCAGCCGCGCAGGCCTCAACGGTGTGTGGAGACTCGTGGCTGCCGTCGTGGCATTCGTCGGCGGTCGACCAGCCCGTAGCACTGGTGGGGACGGTGGCGACGACGCCTGAGGAGCGATGCGCGGCTGCGCTTCCGCTGTCCACGCCGTGCGTGTACAGCAGCCCGAGAAGCAGCGCTCCGAGCCACAGCAGACGGGACAGCTGCGGCACCCGGGAGCGGGTGGCCGGCAGGGCTGCGACCGTCGGTTTCGTGACCACGTCGTGATGATAGCCAACCCGGAAGTGGCGCTGGCATCGGGGCCCGGTTCTTGTCCCGTCGCGCGCCCGCGGAAGGCGGCGGCTGGTGGAGGACGGCGTAGCTGTGCGCCATTGGGGGCCAGCGGGGTTGCGTCGTCAAGACGTGGCGGAGGCCGCTCCTCGATGATCGAGGAGCGGCCTCAGGATCCGGCTGGCGGCGAGGGCGTCAGTGGTACGCGTGGACGACGGCGTGGCCCTTGCCGCGGCCGATCATCCACTTGTTCACGGGGGTGGTGATCAGGAAGGCGACGGCGAAACCGCCCAAGAGCGCGGTCCAGAACAGTGCGTCGGTCAGGTGGGCGTCCATGGCGCCGGGGGTCAGGGCGATGATGCCGTTGTCGACGAGTTCCATCACCGCGATGGAGACGGTGTCGGCGGCGAGCGCGACCTTGAGGGCGGTCTTGAAGTCCAGCCCGGCCTTGCGCACTGCCAACAGGGTGAAGGAGTAGCCGAACACGAACGCGAGCGTGATCGCCAGGACCATGGTGGGCGCGTTGCCCCAGGCCAGGGCGGTGCCTATGACCATGCCAAGGATCTCACCGATGGCGCACCCGGTCAGGCAGTGCAGCGTCGCCTTGGCGGCCGCTCCCCAGGTCACCGTTCCCATGGGGTGGCCGCCATGACCCCCGTGGGAGTGGTGCGCGGCGTGGTCGTGCTCGCCAGCGTGGGCCTGATGTGCGGAGTGGTCGTGAGCGGCGGCGTGATGTGCGCTGTGATCCATATCCTTCATCCCCAATTCGCGTCCAGCGTGGCCGACTTCTCTCGGCCCCACACAGAAAACTTATACCCCAGGGGGGTATGTGTCCAGAGTCGCCGGAGGAACGAAGACCGGTTGGGGGTAGCCCTGTTCGGCCCCGAACCACTCGGTCGGTGACGTGGTCACCCATGGGGGAGGGCAGGAACTGCTGATCCCGGTGATCTAGGTGGTCCGCGGCGTTGGCCATCGTCTCTGAGTCCACTGCCTCCGGACAGGGCGGGGCCCGCCGGGTTTGCCCGGCGGGCCCCGCCCTGTCCGGAGGCAGGCAGTGCGTGAAGTGAGGCGGTGGCCCGGGCGCAGTCAGCTGGCAGCTGCCTGGCGGGACTTGGCCTCGCCCTGGGCCGGTACGGATGCCGCCGGGTCGGCGGCCGGATGAGCCTTGCCTCGCATGAGGGCGAGGGTGGCCACTGCGCCGGTGGCGGCGATGCCCGCGGCGGCGAGGAACGCGGCGCTGAATCCGTTGGTCAGGGCGGACAAGTCTCCGAGCGCTCCCGCTCCCTGGGAGGTGGCCAGTGCCGTGAGCGAGGCCAGGCCGAGGGCGGAGCCGACCTGGTACGTGGTGTTGACGATGCCGGAGGCGAGGCCGGCCTGTTCCTGCGGGGCGGCGGACATGGCCGTCATCAAGGTGGGGATGTAGGCCAGTGCCATGCCGAGGGCTGCCACCAGTGAGGCGGGCAGGACGTCCACCACGAAGGATCCCGTCGGCCGGGCGGCCGACAGCCACACCAGGCCGGCGGCCAGGACCAGCAGGCCGCCCGTGATCAGCGGCTTGGGGCCGAAGCGGCCGAGCAGGCGGGCGCTGGCGGTGGTCATGAAGACCATCAGCAGGCCGGTCATCGGCAGTAGGGCTGCTCCGGAGGCGAAGGCGCCGTAGCCCAGGACCTGCTGGAGGTAGAGGTTGAGGAAGTACCACATCGGGATCCAGGCGGCGCCGAGCAGTGCCATCGCCAGGTTGGAGACGCCGAGGCCGGGGGTGCGCCAGATGGCGAGCGGCATCAGGGGCGACTTCGCGGACCGCTGGATGAGGACGAACACGACCAGCAGGGCGGTCCCCGCGATCAGCTGAAGGACCGTCTGCGCGGTCCCCCAGCCGGTCTCGGGGGCCCGGACGACGGTGAACACGGTGAGCGCGAGCCCGGCGGTGACGGCCGCCGCTCCCAGGACGTCCACGCCACCGCCGCGGCGGGCGGCGACGGCCGGCAGCAGGCCGGTGGCGAGCAGGGTGGCGATGCCGATCGGGATGTAGATGATGAACACCCACGGCCAGCTGGCCCACTCGGTGAACACCCCGCCCAGGAACACGCCCGCCGTGCCGCCGGCCGGAGCCGCAGCGCCGTAAAGGGCCAGGGCCTTGCCCAGCTCCTTGGGGCTGTGGCCGAAGAGCATCATCAGCAGGGTCATCGAGGCGGGTGCGATCAGCGCGCCGCCCACGCCCTGTACCGCGCGGCCGGCGACCTCCACCCATGCGCTCTGAGCTGCCGCGGCGACGGCGGAGCCCGCGATCAGGATGCCCCAGCCGGCCACAAAGACCTTTCGGGCGCCGAGGAGGTCGGAGAGGCGGCCGCCCAGCAGGAGCAGTCCGCCGAACGCGATGACGTAGGCGTTGAACACCCACTGCAGATCACCCTGGGAGAAGCCCAGGTCGCGCTGCATCTCGGGCAGCGCCACGCCGATGATCGACGTGTCCATGATGACCATGAACTGTGCGGCGGCAAGCACGGCGAGTGCCCACCAACGACGTGGATTGACAGTTGGCATGACCGCTCCTCGAAGCGACGGCGTATACCCCCTGGGGGTATCTCGATGGCGGGAACGTTATACCCCGGGTGGGTATTCCTCAAGAGGGGTGCGTCATCCGGGGCTCGGCCGCACCGCGTTTTCGGATGGCCGCTTGCGATGCCTGCTGCGGACAGGCAGACGACGCGAGCGCGACGCCTTCGAGCTGCCACCTGCTCCTCGTCCTGGCCGACCTCACCGGACTCTTGGTCATGCACGGGCCTGGGCCCGGGTGCGGCCCTTATGGCCGCCCACGCCTCGGCGGCGCACCACGCCACGGCTTCGGAGCACGCGCGGGCTGCCGTCGGCGGCCCGCCGGCCGCCTCGGAGGACCTTGGCGGATGCGTCCATGCCGGCGACCCCGCACCAGGTGACGGACATACCGAGCACGCAGACGTCACCTGCGCGGCCACCGGAACCAGCAGCGCTCCGCCGGCGCCGGCCGTCTGCAGCGACTGGGCGTGGATCTAAGCCGACGGCCAGGGCGAGGAACGTTCGCTGAAGGACATGGAGGTAGGAGTGGCCACTCCTACCGGGCTAGGAGGTGTGGGCTCCGTGAGGGAGCACGGCGCCGGGTGCTGCACCCTCGCCCTGTGGAAGCGCGGTATCGGGCGTGATGCGAAGCAGACGGCCCAGCCTTGATCGCTGCGCACCCGCGCGCAATGTGTAGACCGAGCGCGGCGCTGCCCCTCAGACTCTGCGGCCACGTAGGTGTGCGCAGTCTGCGGCGGAAAAATGGTGC
It contains:
- a CDS encoding DUF6153 family protein translates to MVTKPTVAALPATRSRVPQLSRLLWLGALLLGLLYTHGVDSGSAAAHRSSGVVATVPTSATGWSTADECHDGSHESPHTVEACAAGQPTSGFDVSAPAVSPLGATLPNHQATSSLAGSTVAVQPGGPSGAPAILRV
- a CDS encoding DUF4396 domain-containing protein codes for the protein MDHSAHHAAAHDHSAHQAHAGEHDHAAHHSHGGHGGHPMGTVTWGAAAKATLHCLTGCAIGEILGMVIGTALAWGNAPTMVLAITLAFVFGYSFTLLAVRKAGLDFKTALKVALAADTVSIAVMELVDNGIIALTPGAMDAHLTDALFWTALLGGFAVAFLITTPVNKWMIGRGKGHAVVHAYH
- a CDS encoding MFS transporter; its protein translation is MPTVNPRRWWALAVLAAAQFMVIMDTSIIGVALPEMQRDLGFSQGDLQWVFNAYVIAFGGLLLLGGRLSDLLGARKVFVAGWGILIAGSAVAAAAQSAWVEVAGRAVQGVGGALIAPASMTLLMMLFGHSPKELGKALALYGAAAPAGGTAGVFLGGVFTEWASWPWVFIIYIPIGIATLLATGLLPAVAARRGGGVDVLGAAAVTAGLALTVFTVVRAPETGWGTAQTVLQLIAGTALLVVFVLIQRSAKSPLMPLAIWRTPGLGVSNLAMALLGAAWIPMWYFLNLYLQQVLGYGAFASGAALLPMTGLLMVFMTTASARLLGRFGPKPLITGGLLVLAAGLVWLSAARPTGSFVVDVLPASLVAALGMALAYIPTLMTAMSAAPQEQAGLASGIVNTTYQVGSALGLASLTALATSQGAGALGDLSALTNGFSAAFLAAAGIAATGAVATLALMRGKAHPAADPAASVPAQGEAKSRQAAAS